One region of Roseovarius faecimaris genomic DNA includes:
- the mreC gene encoding rod shape-determining protein MreC, which produces MAKDRNQGSDYSGPLKRLLTGVLLLCLLGLFLVWRIDSPRVERFRAQVVDAVVPNFEWAMAPVTGAINILRDFQSYQRIYQQNQELRRELQQMKAWKEAALQLEQENARLLDLNNVQLDPRLTFITGVVMADSGSPFRQSVLINVGARDGIVDGWAAMDGLGLVGRTSGVGERTARVVLLTDTSSRVPVTIQPSGQTALVVGDNTAAPPVDFIEDLDQVRAGDRVLTSGDGGVFPPGLAIGQIAKDPNGRIRVRLAADYERLEFLRVLRNYGRPAITDQGGLIAPDTPAEVSTDAEAADG; this is translated from the coding sequence TTGGCCAAGGACCGTAACCAGGGTAGCGACTATTCCGGCCCGCTGAAGCGCTTGCTGACGGGGGTTCTTTTGCTGTGCCTGCTGGGCCTGTTCCTTGTCTGGCGGATCGACAGCCCGCGTGTCGAGCGGTTCCGCGCGCAGGTGGTGGACGCGGTGGTGCCCAATTTCGAATGGGCCATGGCGCCGGTCACGGGGGCGATCAACATCCTGCGCGATTTCCAGAGCTACCAGAGGATTTACCAGCAAAACCAGGAGCTTCGCCGCGAGTTGCAGCAGATGAAAGCCTGGAAGGAAGCCGCTCTTCAGCTGGAGCAGGAAAACGCGCGCCTTCTCGACCTGAACAACGTGCAGCTTGACCCGCGCCTGACCTTCATCACCGGCGTCGTGATGGCCGATAGCGGCTCGCCCTTCCGGCAATCGGTGCTGATCAATGTGGGCGCGCGCGACGGGATCGTCGATGGCTGGGCGGCGATGGACGGGCTCGGCCTGGTCGGGCGCACCTCGGGCGTGGGCGAAAGAACTGCCCGCGTGGTGCTTCTGACCGACACATCCAGCCGCGTGCCCGTGACGATCCAGCCATCGGGGCAAACCGCGCTTGTGGTGGGCGACAACACCGCCGCGCCGCCGGTGGATTTCATCGAGGATCTCGACCAGGTGCGGGCAGGCGACCGCGTGCTGACCAGCGGAGACGGCGGAGTGTTTCCGCCCGGCCTCGCCATCGGGCAGATTGCCAAGGATCCGAACGGACGCATCCGCGTGCGGCTGGCCGCCGATTATGAACGGCTGGAATTCCTGCGTGTGCTGCGCAATTACGGCCGTCCGGCGATCACCGATCAGGGCGGGCTGATCGCGCCCGACACGCCCGCCGAGGTCAGCACCGATGCGGAGGCGGCCGATGGTTGA
- a CDS encoding rod shape-determining protein, with product MAIDLGTANTLVYVKGRGVILSEPSVVAYHVKDGVKKVLAVGEDAKLMLGRTPGSIEAIRPMREGVIADFDTAEAMIKHFIRKVHKRSTFSKPKIIVCVPHGATPVEKRAIRSSVLAAGARRAGLIAEPIAAAIGAGMPITDPTGNMVVDIGGGTTEVAVLSLGDIVYARSVRVGGDRMDEAIINYLRRQQNLLVGESTAERIKTSIGTARMPDDGRGTSMQIRGRDLLNGVPKETEISQAQVAEALAEPVQQICEAVMTALEATPPDLAADIVDRGVMLTGGGALLGDLDLALREQTGLAVSIADDSLNCVALGTGKALEFEKQLRHAIDYDS from the coding sequence TCCTGAGCGAGCCGTCGGTTGTGGCCTATCACGTCAAGGACGGCGTGAAAAAAGTGCTTGCCGTGGGCGAAGATGCCAAGCTGATGCTGGGCCGCACCCCCGGCAGCATTGAGGCAATTCGTCCCATGCGCGAAGGGGTGATCGCGGATTTCGACACTGCCGAGGCGATGATCAAGCATTTCATCCGCAAGGTTCACAAACGCTCGACCTTTTCCAAGCCCAAGATCATCGTCTGCGTGCCGCATGGGGCCACCCCGGTGGAAAAACGCGCCATTCGGTCGTCCGTGTTGGCCGCAGGTGCGCGCCGCGCGGGTCTGATCGCCGAACCGATTGCAGCGGCCATCGGTGCCGGCATGCCCATCACCGACCCCACAGGCAATATGGTCGTCGATATCGGCGGCGGGACCACGGAAGTGGCGGTTCTGAGCCTTGGCGATATCGTCTATGCCCGTTCGGTTCGCGTCGGCGGAGACCGCATGGATGAGGCGATCATCAATTACCTGCGCCGCCAACAGAACCTTCTGGTGGGCGAAAGCACGGCGGAGCGGATCAAGACCTCCATCGGCACCGCGCGCATGCCCGACGACGGGCGCGGCACCTCGATGCAGATCCGGGGCCGCGACCTTCTGAATGGTGTGCCCAAGGAAACCGAGATCAGCCAGGCCCAGGTGGCCGAGGCGCTGGCCGAGCCGGTGCAGCAGATCTGCGAGGCCGTCATGACCGCACTGGAAGCCACCCCGCCCGATCTGGCCGCCGACATCGTGGATCGTGGCGTGATGCTGACCGGTGGCGGGGCTCTTCTGGGCGATCTGGACCTGGCGCTGCGCGAACAGACCGGGCTGGCCGTGTCCATCGCCGATGACAGCCTCAACTGCGTGGCGCTCGGCACCGGCAAGGCGCTGGAGTTCGAGAAACAATTGCGCCACGCGATTGACTACGACAGCTAA